The Calditrichota bacterium genome contains the following window.
CGCCGGTGAAGTCGTCGAACGGCCTGCCGCTGTCGCCAAGGAACTGATCGAGAACGCCCTTGACTCCGGTGCGACGCACGTGACGTTGATAGTCACCGATGCCGGTCGGACGATGATCCGGGTAATCGACGACGGCGCCGGGATGACGCCGTCCGACCTCGTCGCTGCCATAGGACGCCACGCCACCTCGAAACTGCGCCGCTTTGAAGACCTCGAAGTCCTCACCACGTTCGGTTTTCGAGGTGAAGCGCTTCCCTCCATTACGGCGGTTTCACGTCTCGAAATCACCAGCCGGGCACGAGGCGAAGAGATCGGCGCCCGGCTCAAGGTGAACGGCGGTGTC
Protein-coding sequences here:
- a CDS encoding DNA mismatch repair protein MutL, giving the protein MPRIETLPQVVADRIAAGEVVERPAAVAKELIENALDSGATHVTLIVTDAGRTMIRVIDDGAGMTPSDLVAAIGRHATSKLRRFEDLEVLTTFGFRGEALPSITAVSRLEITSRARGEEIGARLKVNGGVVETCEPAACPEGTSVSVSHLFHNVPARRKFLRSDATEFKWIAQVFRAFALAFPEIAFDFYKDDERL